A stretch of DNA from Ranitomeya variabilis isolate aRanVar5 chromosome 1, aRanVar5.hap1, whole genome shotgun sequence:
GGCCTTTATATAGTACTAGATTGTGGTAATGCTGTCCCCAATGGCCTCTATATAGCATACTGCACTCCCCTTAGGCCTCCCCTTATGCACTTCCCATAGACCTCTATATagcaatgcactctccataggcctttatatagtactagattgtggcccgattctaacgcatcgggtattctagaatatgcatgtccccgtagtatatggacaatgatgattccagaattcgcggcagactgtgcccgtcgttgattggtcgaggcaacctttaggacatcatcgtcgccatggcaaccattatgacatctacatcgatactgtgcccgtcgcctagcggcctcgaccaatcagagacgcgggatttccaggacagacagacagacagacagacagacagacagacggaaaaacccttagacaattatatatatagataatgcagtccccataggcctctatatagcataatgcactacgcataggcctctatatagtataatgccctccccataggcctctatagtataattcccTTACAATAGACCTCTATATAGAATAACACACTCCCCACaggcctctatacaatataatgcactcgccatttaaaataaaaaaatacaatactcacctctcctcatttccCCGCTGCTCTGAGTGCCGTCACATCTCAGAACAGCGGGCACCATTTAGTGGCATCATCGTCCCTGTTGTCAGTGTCTGCGTCAGTGATGTCAGATGTAGAGTGGAACCCCGCGCCCCCCCCCACACTCACGGGCCTTATAGTGGCCGGGTGGCGGTTTGCAGGGAGTTCGAGTTTAACTGTATGGACATGCAGTAGCGTAGCTGCACCCCCTCTGCCTTctagtgctgactagacatgcactacctagctcaatacaagtgaatggagcAAAGCTGGACACGTCTAGTCCGAATGCGCCCAGGGGTATGgaaatacttgcggtcacatgactgcccactcCCGCCGGTGGTACTGGAGAATCCTGATGGTGCatgctgtgaagattcacaagtcccaGTCACATAGTGTAACTGTAGACTTGAGCCCCAAGGCCAGACAAGCCCTTTAAGTCCAGAAATATTATGCAAACCAGTTATTTCTTGCAGTGTCTTGCAATTTTCCATCATTGGCTCTGTAAAAGAATTATGTCTGACGGTGGCAACCGGAGGCCCCCATGAATGAAGAACATCACGTGGCTTATTGAAAGACATACATTATGGAGAGAACATAAGGATTATTGTCCTACAGGGACCATGGACCACCACTATGTCCTTTgctttttttaaagtctattttgtaAAAAATTCTACTAAAAACATTGACGTACAAGAGGTAATTTGATATCTTGTATGAGAACTATATCCCATGTGTTATTACTGAGTTCCCGAGAATGCACTGCAGAGCCAATTATAAATATACATatctatatacactgtatactggagTCTCACTGTCCTAAAGGGTGTAAGGTTGCACATGGGACAGGCGGGGGGCGTGCAAAGTAAATAAATGAAGAACGGAACATTCAGGAAGAATTACCacctgctatatatagtgctcaatGCACAAACCAGTTTTAATTACATTTATTCTTCCTTATATTTAGAATGTCATAGAAAGGTTTATTGCCCGAACTAATAATcactgttttattattattattattattaagaataataagaataataagaataataatcagcaaaaactaataataataatacaaaaagtaTTAATACTCCTTGTCCCTAAACTGTCACTTAACATAATGATGACAAtaataatttatatattaaattacTACTGCCAATAATTAATTGAATAGTAACAAATCTGTAAACAATTATAACATCAATAATACCAATAGATATTACTACTACTTATACTGCTACTAAAAGTAATTATCCTTATCATCGTAATTATTACAAAGGTATCTCAGGAAATTACTCTTCCTATTCCTGATAAATAAAACTAATGTATGACATTAATACTTCTACTAATACTACTACTAGTAATATTAATTAATAGAATAGTAATAAATAAAAGTTATAACAGCTGTAAAACCAATAACTAATAATACTACTAATACAGCTgctaaaagtaataataataacaaaataatatTAATATATGAAATGATCATTCCCCtcctaataataacaataatcataCCTAAACTTCCTCCTCTATTTAGTAActtgagtaataataataataataataataataataaaaagttaaaCATGAAACTCTTCCTTGTTTTAATTATCTATCAATGCtaacaaaatataataataataacaataataataacaacattattattattattactaccactactattattgttattattattattattattagtagtagtagtagtagtagtagtagtagtaataataataatagattatTACTAACTATTATTGTTGTtaggaaaaaaaaacaccagacaGATATGATACTGGGCTAGACTCCCACCAAAAAAGTatataaggaaaaataaaaatacttttggtGTGAAAGAACACCAGTACCCATATAATAGAACGGTCAACCTGAATACTATAAAGTATAAAGCTTTATTAAATAATCATGGTGAGCAAAAGACACACAGATGGATATTAAAACCAATTAAAAGAACAAAAACAGAGTTTCTGCAAAGTCTCAGAATTTCCActatataaatacaaataaataaataaaaaaatatatatatatatctataaatatagatatatatattagtgatgagtgagtatactcattgcttgggtttcccAGAGTATGCTCGTGTGTcccccgagtattttgggcgtgctcggggACTTAGTTTATTATGttgtcgcagctgcatgatttgcgactgctagacagcttgaatacatatgagaattctctaacaaacaggcaacccccacatgtattcaagctgtctagcagccacaaatcatgcagctgcgacgacataaactaaatccctgAGAACTCGGaaatactgagaaaaaaatcactaatatatatatatatacatactatggAGATATAACCTATCTCCCTCCAAGTAAATAGAAAAGTGTAAATGGGTAGAAGTCGAAGAACTCTACAGATGAGGAAAGAAGGAAAATAACCAGAGTTTTTCAATACTAACTATAATAGAGCAAAAGAAACATAAATATAAGATCAGTTCTAATAAATTATTTAAATATCTGGTCAGAAATCAGAGTGTGACCTTTTGATATTACCCAAATATATGTAGAAGAGAGAGGGAGAAGCTACAACAACAATAGTACAAAAACACACCTACTAATAATgttactattactaataaaccatAGCAATATAAATAATAAAGCAAAATGACATACTGCTCACAAATATTATAGGTTAAGTATGATACTTATGTGATGCTTTTTTCATGGGTGTTCTCCTCTGTTCACATTTGCATGACTGTGTGTAAGGCTGTAATAGGAGTTGTGGTTTAGGATTATGTAATATTTGACAAAACAATCTCCATATAGCTCATATTTTATTAGCAGTTCTCCTATTCAGGAATTTTCAGTCCCGGATTAGTTACCTACTACAGAAATAATGAACTTTAAGATCTGCGTACTTTAGGAAAAGTTGATTGACCATTGTATAGAAGTGTAATGGTGGGGCATCATCAGCTGACTACAATCAACAACCTGTAGTCAGGGGGGTTGGGCAGCCATAGGAAGTTTGTATTCGTGCAGTTGCCCACTCAGTAGAACTAAAGGGCAGATCTGCTAATAAATTTGGAAATTCAATTCCAAAATTGAGATACATAGATTGCGCCAATTAATTATACTTACAAAttattgcaactttttttttcctttaaagatCCAAATTTAAACCCTGCTTATATGGAAGAAAGGGTGGCACATGAGACCCTACAGCTGGAGAAACGACTCAGCCTGCTGTCTCATCATAGCATGGGAGGTAAGGTACAGGATATAATGCAAAATGTGTAAACCGCTCCTGATGTCGCAGACCTTTATTGAAATGTTCATTGACTTTTATGGGCAATTTTGTACTACATTGTGCAGAGGTGTTGTTGGAAACTGCTTGGTAATACAAAATAACCTCTACCTTTGACGCTGAGTCACTTTTCACAGACTAGTCGTGGTGCGGGGAAGTCAAGGAGTCAGAGGTCAAATGCCAGGAGAGTTAATCAAAGACAAAGAGATAAGACAAACAAATAGTCAAAGCAAGGTCCGGGGTCAGGCAACTAAGGTCAGAGTGCGTCAAAAGCAAAAGGGGTAATACAAACGAGTAGTcaaaaaggcaaatccaaggtctagcaacaaagatcagaatatcagAACACAGAGCACAGAGCAATACACCACTGATCAAGGCAACGACTGGCAATGGTCTGACCATTGCCAGCCAggtaaatagccaggtaatcacctGAATAAGTGAAAACTGTAAGCTCGGCCAGATTGGGCAGCTGGgatgtcactcacaatactgaaaGCCCAGTACACCCCTGTCTCTGATTATGTAGttgggctgtcactcacagcaTCCTTAGGACACTGTGAGTGGTGGAATCGTGACGCTACCAAGTGTTAATATTATGAAGTGTTAAGGGGGCATCATGGGTCTGAATGTAGCTGCAAACTCTCCATTCGTGGCTATGAATCACCATCAAAAAGTTGGGCATAAAATGGCCATCTATCCTAGCACCACTAAAGTAATACTCCATAGGGAAAAGTATGTAAATGAACTTCATCCCAGTAGGAAAGAAAATGATTCCACTAGCGCCATCTATTGGAGGTAGGTATTGATTCAATCAATGTTCAACCTTTTTAACAAGCCTTTCAGTATAGAGCTAGGTTTGGCTGGCCGAATCATACTTGTTTGATGTGACCATGGAGGGAGATTGGCTTTTCTTAATGAGCTTGGCATGGAGTCTAATTGGCAATGATTCATGTGAAAAATGCGTGGCCTCgcttaatgcaagtgtattgagcgaggccacatacatctagttggaatgtggccagaagtattcaGATTGCATACTACATGACCGCTCATTCCCGGCACCAGAGGATCCTTACAGCGCGCAGTGAGCacgctgtaaggattcacaagtctgcagtcacataattaGTGGAGGTCAGGCCCCTTACAGATCACATAATATCGGCTcaccatcaataaataaatattggaGAACCCCCTTTAAATCATTCTACAAGTAGACCATTACTGTCTGCACATCATGAACAAAGTGAAAAACAAGTAACAATAgacaaattgtgtttttttttatactgtgCAGATCATATCTATGCACAAAATTATATGTATAATTAAAATATTCCTATTATACTGACACAATAAATTAAATTCATGATCCAGCATTACAAGAACAACTTTCCAACATGCAGAGAATTACAGCAAGTCTCAGAGGAATCAACAGCAGCATAATAGAGATTCGGTCCTTGTAATTAGAGATTACCGCGCCTGCCTCATTTATATATTCTACATCATATTCATTATCGGGGAATATCCATTATATCCCTATGCTACAGGAGTTAAATGAATATTTCAAAAATACCCATAACCTCCTGTTTATGCTGAGGGCTTAGAATAAATCCCATATTTTATTCCCCTGCCGATACACTGCATTTATTGGATGTCGTAGAGGGTTGCTAACAAGCATATAGCAGTTGTCTGACTCCGTGTGGAACCGTAAATAGAGAGAATAGTAATGCATATGTGGGATGTGAATTCTTATTACTATGGCACTGACCATAGTAGTTCCTTCGATATTGATATTGTAGACTTAAAGGCTATTGACTCCTTTGCActctttttttttactgtgcaaaaaATTTAATTTTCTGTTATTAGTTTTCAGTAAAATTGTTTAATTGGTTTTCTTCTCAAGCTTGCAGTTATTTCAATACATTGCAAGCTGCTCAGTGCCATTAAGTGTTATTAATACCAATAGCAGGCTCCCTGCTTAAACTACAGGTAAGGGAAATCTGAGCCAGTGTCGGAGCCCACACAGACCAAATTTCCATTGGCCAAATCCATTGTACAGGCACAAAAAGATGTGTATAATGCATGTACAAAGCTTGTTCAGGAGCTCACATAGCCTGCATACGAGCCTAACGGCTGTGATCAGAGCTAGCTGTCTAACTGCTGTGACTCCATGTCTGAACTCCTATGAAAACCAGTCGATGGATGGAATAAATAATGGAGTGCGGTATTTTGCAAATATTAGATCACTTGCACAACATACTGCAATGTCCCTCCTACTTATAGAATATAAATTTCCAAGCTAATTAAAAATCGTAGTATTCATCCCATATGGTACattctaaaatgaaaaaaatattgtaaTGGTAGAATTGCTGATTTTTCATCACTTCACCAcccaaaaaaaatggaataaaaagaaaTCAGAAAGTCATGTGGATAGTATTATGAGCCTGTCCATAGTTATTAGACTTCAGTTCAATATTACACCACATTTATGTGCACAGGCCACCTACTAATGCATAATAGTTATATCTGAAAAGGTGGCATTCCATTCACTAAAACTTTGAAAAATTGTAATGTAAAGCTTTAATTCGTATTCGGTGATCTAATACCAGCAATAGTTGGCTTGCAATTCATTTTAATCTGTTTTATACCCTGATTGCTTCATGTAAATGAACAGTGCCTACTGTTGAtcttgactagagttgagcgaatatgttcggaaccggtcACCGAATTTGaacttgccatattcgtgccatattggttccctattcgtgccgaatttacgtttgacgatcgattccgaacatattcggtcatttctactcccattgactccaatgacgttcgtctGTGTTTGGCAAATATTGAAAATACAATATTTGCCGCCAATCGTAATGGGAACCGAATTTTTAAAAATTCACTTAACTCTAGTCTTGACTGAGCTTAGGACGTTAATAAATCATTTTCCCCTGAAATAATTCATTCTATTCAACTGTATGTGCTGAGAATAATCAAGTTAAACAAAAAGTTTGATTTTATTGCAGGAGATGACAAAAGTTTGTCCAGTTCCTCTTCGGACACCAGCCATTCAGATGCCAGTGCTGGAAGCAGGTTGACCATCTGGGCAGATCCTTCTTCTTCGGCCAGCACTTCAGCTGAAAGTCATGGTATGGCAGCAGCAAAGGGCATTCATCTTGGAGAAGATAAAGCTTATGCTGAAGCCCTTCGTGCATCCAAGCCACCTCCTAAGCCGACTCCATCTAGACACTTGCAGGAGATCGGCCGTCAAAGCTCTTCTGACAGTGGGATAGCTACTGGTAGTCACTCTTCCTATTCTGGAAGCTTTTCTTCCTATGCGGAAAGCCTGGACATTTGCCATGGTGAGGAGTTTGGGTCACTGATAAGCTTACCGTTGGCCATGGCTACAGATCAAAATCTATGTACATGTCAGCATCCGGATCCACACAGAGGGACTGAATATCAGATTCCTGCCTCTGTCAGACATCTCTACGACACACCTCGAAGTGTTTTACAGGCAGCTGCTAGAGAACCTCAACACAAAACTTCAGATTCCACATTACCAAAGGACCAGGCACAAGGAACTCAAAGCCCCAGTGATATTAAGCTGTTGCTGCCCCATGTTGACCCAAAAACTGTATCATTACTGCAAGAAAGCAAAGACTCAGGTGATGAGACATATGTGGATTTTGTTCCAAAGTGGACAGCTACAAAGGGGCAACCACAAGGGATGGAACCAAAAGGAAGTGACTTGGCAGCTGCCGGAACAAGTGAGACCTGTGAAATCTGCAGCCCTCAGCCTGGAATTACCAGGGCCCTTTTTTCTGCTTGCCCAGTATGTGGGGGACTGAAGGTAAATAGTTATTATAAGTTTGCACATACATAATGTTTCCGTGCTTGGAATATTTGGTTACAGACAGAATGGTTCAAAAATCAGATTTGGGGGGCTTAtaaataattttgggggggttaATGCGTGTGCATGCCAGTAAAGAATTACTAGTAAAAAGACATTGGGGGTATTTTTTTTAAGACTGATCTTTCTTAAATCTAATTTATGTTATGTGCCAGTCTATTAATATATTTGTATATTTGTGTATTTGCACCACAAAATTAAATCTACGGCAGCAGTAAGCCGGCGTACATTTCTGGCATACACTATAGTAAATGTGTCACTTGGCAGTTGGTCATGCCCGATAGTATAACAAATAAATAGAAATGCCATTAGCATGTTTACTATCAGGATAATTTATATTCCAAAATGTCTGTAGGAAGAAACTACATATGCATGAATATTCATAATaaagaaaaatggagtgctgacCATCAAAATAAAATAAACGTATTAATTACATATAGTGCTTCAATATGACACAGTAAAAAACAGGCGGTAAACAAAGAACAATTCATGTGGAGGGAATAATGGGCTTGGGCAAGAAGCGCTATTGATCGTACAAGGAAATAGGGTCTTATGCCtaaactaatacaaaatctgaagaatcacatatttatacacgacACAGcagagaactgtcattatgggagagtgataaacagttgtgtccataaatattggaacagttagaTAAGGagagaaagttttattgtcctctgattggggtctggttctgtgttgtgatgcccccacaagatctgagtctgggagtataaacttatgacaacctttgacacacttagtgcaggaatgaatgtgtcgcatggatttatgtctttttacatcaattaaggaatttgctcttcagaccttgtgggggcatcacaacacagatccagaccccaatcagaggacaataaaactttctctccttatctacgaactgtttcaatatttatggaaactgtttatcactcttctataatgacagttctgtgctgggtTGTGtatatatgtgattcttcagattttgttttagtctatgcctga
This window harbors:
- the DOK7 gene encoding protein Dok-7 isoform X2, with amino-acid sequence MTDSIVVEGQVRLRDGKKWKNRWVLLRKPSPVADCLLMLVYKDKSDRTKGHKEKSSVTLEDICGLDAGLSYEGVNHTMAIICFSQAVMLGFDNKEIMNAWDVRIRYSLGEVHRFHVGVLPGTKLESGPATLHLCNDILVLARDLPPVVMGQWKLSDLRRYGAVANGFVFEGGTRCGYWAGVFFLSCTEGDQISFLFDCIVRGISPTKGPFGLRPVLPDPNLNPAYMEERVAHETLQLEKRLSLLSHHSMGGDDKSLSSSSSDTSHSDASAGSRLTIWADPSSSASTSAESHGMAAAKGIHLGEDKAYAEALRASKPPPKPTPSRHLQEIGRQSSSDSGIATGSHSSYSGSFSSYAESLDICHGEEFGSLISLPLAMATDQNLCTCQHPDPHRGTEYQIPASVRHLYDTPRSVLQAAAREPQHKTSDSTLPKDQAQGTQSPSDIKLLLPHVDPKTVSLLQESKDSGDETYVDFVPKWTATKGQPQGMEPKGSDLAAAGTSETCEICSPQPGITRALFSACPVCGGLKGATALHPGVVSTAPLQGATSALASSGAHKPHKVPPMLLVTGGGATRYAQIDIAATETAHKVGSQHAQSREERLQELEQKRKGNQQ